One Curtobacterium sp. BH-2-1-1 genomic region harbors:
- a CDS encoding TIGR03943 family putative permease subunit, with product MSSSESRLSSSLGLGSVLAVALCTLWIALAGHLDLYINPRYSVFTVVLAAVAVPASIAGLVVTARGHGHDHDEGHEHRPGGAARRTRIVLSGVAALVTVGVTAAMLVLPPTTLSARTAQQRSVDSATLSNATGSQAAVSLLGSTSVDTSEYGVKDWAALIRQTTDTTSLVGKRVDLTGFVVPGADGSFTLTRFVISCCAVDAQPVGIGVDTDGTVPAQGAWVRVRGALAANPDQSADARIVIRAATVRGVEQPEDPYEY from the coding sequence ATGTCCTCGTCTGAGTCCCGCCTGTCGTCGTCCCTCGGCCTCGGGTCCGTGCTCGCGGTGGCGCTGTGCACGCTGTGGATCGCCCTCGCCGGGCACCTCGACCTGTACATCAACCCGCGCTACTCGGTCTTCACGGTCGTGCTCGCGGCCGTCGCGGTGCCCGCGTCGATCGCCGGCCTGGTGGTGACCGCGCGCGGACACGGGCACGATCACGACGAGGGGCACGAACACCGCCCAGGAGGCGCGGCTCGCCGCACACGGATCGTCCTCAGCGGCGTGGCCGCCCTCGTCACCGTCGGGGTCACCGCCGCCATGCTGGTCCTGCCCCCGACGACGCTGTCCGCCCGCACCGCGCAGCAGCGGAGCGTCGACTCGGCGACCCTGTCGAACGCCACCGGGTCCCAGGCCGCGGTGTCCCTGCTCGGCAGCACCTCGGTCGACACCTCGGAGTACGGCGTCAAGGACTGGGCCGCCCTCATCCGGCAGACGACCGACACCACGTCGCTCGTCGGCAAGCGGGTCGACCTGACGGGCTTCGTCGTCCCGGGCGCGGACGGGTCCTTCACCCTCACCCGGTTCGTGATCAGCTGCTGCGCGGTGGACGCCCAACCCGTCGGGATCGGGGTCGACACCGACGGGACGGTCCCGGCCCAGGGCGCGTGGGTCCGGGTCCGCGGAGCGCTCGCCGCCAACCCGGACCAGTCGGCCGATGCCCGCATCGTCATCCGCGCCGCCACGGTGCGGGGCGTCGAGCAGCCCGAGGACCCGTATGAGTACTGA
- a CDS encoding DUF4436 family protein, producing the protein MTHTTDAPTDAPGAPGTPTAKRTRRNPAPVILLVAVVLLAVYYVVIGLSGALKTTTAVPVSGSNSQSGDYMTLRMSVQDVDLSNRVMQANVLPIPHGSFEGEKAGEISQPLRIEVSSGGVTTSVVTFPGQSVVDATSLTLTLDRGDTSYPFDQPFANFQLSVQDDDSGDAVPFEVDMSNSARPWVMNAERSAAEVQSDRTLVPMQIDGHRDTLSVVIVSFYIMAILFTTLMAVVTIGSAILRRKLEFANVIWLSATLLSFPALRSAMPGAPPIGTTLDFVFLFPCLALVAIMFVWTGAYMLWRESKVLRNRVLDDAAA; encoded by the coding sequence ATGACCCACACGACCGACGCCCCGACCGACGCACCCGGCGCTCCCGGTACCCCGACCGCGAAGCGCACCCGGAGGAACCCCGCGCCGGTCATCCTGCTCGTGGCGGTGGTCCTCCTGGCCGTGTACTACGTCGTGATCGGCCTCTCCGGAGCGCTCAAGACGACGACCGCCGTCCCGGTGAGCGGGTCGAACAGCCAGTCCGGCGACTACATGACGCTGCGGATGAGCGTGCAGGACGTCGACCTCTCGAACAGGGTGATGCAGGCGAACGTCCTGCCGATCCCGCACGGCTCGTTCGAGGGCGAGAAGGCCGGCGAGATCTCGCAGCCGCTGCGCATCGAGGTCTCGAGCGGCGGGGTGACGACGAGCGTCGTGACGTTCCCGGGGCAGTCGGTGGTGGACGCGACCTCGTTGACGCTGACACTCGACCGGGGCGACACCTCGTACCCGTTCGACCAGCCGTTCGCGAACTTCCAGCTGAGCGTGCAGGACGACGACTCCGGGGACGCCGTGCCGTTCGAGGTCGACATGTCGAACTCCGCCCGGCCGTGGGTGATGAACGCCGAGCGGAGCGCCGCCGAGGTGCAGAGCGACCGCACCCTCGTCCCGATGCAGATCGACGGGCACCGGGACACCCTGAGCGTCGTGATCGTGTCGTTCTACATCATGGCGATCCTGTTCACGACGCTGATGGCCGTCGTCACGATCGGCAGCGCGATCCTCCGGCGGAAGCTCGAGTTCGCGAACGTGATCTGGCTGAGCGCCACGCTGCTGTCGTTCCCGGCGCTGCGGTCGGCGATGCCCGGCGCCCCGCCGATCGGGACGACGCTCGACTTCGTCTTCCTCTTCCCCTGCCTGGCCCTGGTGGCGATCATGTTCGTGTGGACCGGCGCGTACATGCTGTGGCGGGAGTCGAAGGTGCTGCGGAACCGCGTGCTGGACGACGCCGCCGCGTAG
- a CDS encoding multidrug efflux SMR transporter gives MAWTVLVLSGVLEAVWATALSASNGFKKVVPTIVFIVGMALSMVGLAFAMKEIPVGTAYAVWVGIGASLTVIVAILRRQEAASVARVALVLGLVACVVGLKVVS, from the coding sequence ATGGCGTGGACAGTCCTCGTCCTGTCGGGCGTGCTCGAGGCGGTGTGGGCCACTGCACTGAGCGCATCGAACGGCTTCAAGAAGGTCGTGCCGACGATCGTGTTCATCGTCGGCATGGCACTCAGCATGGTGGGGTTGGCGTTCGCCATGAAGGAGATCCCGGTCGGCACCGCCTACGCGGTCTGGGTCGGCATCGGCGCATCGCTCACCGTGATCGTCGCGATCCTCCGCAGGCAGGAGGCCGCGTCCGTCGCCCGGGTCGCCCTCGTGCTCGGGCTCGTGGCCTGCGTCGTCGGCCTGAAGGTGGTGAGCTGA
- a CDS encoding TetR/AcrR family transcriptional regulator: MARSIDIEERRRSVSEAAWRVLARDGLGALSVRNVAAEAGLPPSTVRYVFPTQSSLREHTITLVFDRTRERIAAIPEGLPTRERAHQLLLELLPLDDERVIELEVYLALANAALTDAELRPALDLVVVEMREWSEEVLELVGVPAADREYEVRRLHALIDGLAMHLVRVAPGESGDWAIDVLDRHLDGLARR; encoded by the coding sequence GTGGCCAGGAGCATCGACATCGAGGAACGACGTCGCTCCGTGTCCGAGGCGGCGTGGCGGGTCCTCGCGCGTGACGGCCTCGGCGCGCTGAGCGTGCGGAACGTCGCGGCAGAGGCCGGGCTGCCGCCGAGCACCGTCCGCTACGTCTTCCCGACGCAGTCGAGCCTGCGCGAGCACACCATCACGCTCGTGTTCGACCGCACCCGGGAACGGATCGCCGCGATCCCCGAGGGGCTGCCGACCCGCGAGCGCGCGCACCAGCTCCTGCTCGAGCTGCTGCCCCTCGACGACGAGCGGGTCATCGAGCTCGAGGTGTACCTGGCGCTCGCGAACGCGGCCCTCACGGACGCCGAACTGCGGCCGGCGCTCGACCTGGTCGTGGTCGAGATGCGGGAGTGGAGCGAGGAGGTGCTCGAGCTCGTGGGCGTCCCGGCGGCCGATCGCGAGTACGAGGTCCGTCGGCTGCACGCGCTGATCGACGGGCTCGCGATGCACCTCGTGCGGGTCGCCCCGGGGGAGTCCGGCGACTGGGCGATCGACGTGCTCGACCGGCACCTCGACGGGCTCGCGCGGCGCTGA
- a CDS encoding LLM class flavin-dependent oxidoreductase, translating into MQFGIFTVSDVTTDPVTGRTPDDTQRVRDILTIAEHADQAGLDVFATGEHHNPPFVASSPTTMLGYLAGRTKHITLSTSTTLITTNDPVRIAEEYAMLQVISDGRMDLMMGRGNTGPVYPWFGQDIRQGVNLAIENYALVRQLWENDVVNWQGKFRTPLQGFTSTPRPLDGVAPFVWHGSIRTPEIAEQAAYYGDGFLHNNIFWPIQHTEQMVGLYRQRFEHYGHGRADQAIVGLGGQFFARKNSQDAIDEFRPYFDNAPVYGHGPSMEDFTEQTPLTVGSPQQVIDRYAAMKDHVGHYQRQLFLVDHAGLPLKTVLEQIDILAEDIVPELRKINEEGRPEGVPSNPPSHADRVAAAMAAGTLGSDHVAAEDEWTGASV; encoded by the coding sequence ATGCAGTTCGGCATCTTCACGGTCAGTGACGTCACGACCGACCCGGTCACCGGCCGGACCCCCGACGACACCCAGCGGGTCCGCGACATCCTGACGATCGCCGAGCACGCCGACCAGGCCGGACTCGACGTCTTCGCGACCGGTGAGCACCACAACCCGCCGTTCGTCGCCTCGAGCCCGACGACGATGCTCGGCTACCTCGCGGGACGCACGAAGCACATCACGCTCTCGACGTCGACGACCCTCATCACCACGAACGACCCGGTGCGCATCGCCGAGGAGTACGCGATGCTCCAGGTCATCTCCGATGGCCGCATGGACCTCATGATGGGCCGCGGCAACACCGGGCCGGTCTACCCGTGGTTCGGGCAGGACATCCGCCAGGGCGTCAACCTCGCGATCGAGAACTACGCGCTCGTCCGCCAGCTCTGGGAGAACGACGTCGTCAACTGGCAGGGCAAGTTCCGCACGCCGCTGCAGGGCTTCACCTCGACGCCGCGTCCGCTCGACGGTGTCGCGCCCTTCGTGTGGCACGGCTCGATCCGCACGCCGGAGATCGCGGAGCAGGCCGCCTACTACGGCGACGGATTCCTCCACAACAACATCTTCTGGCCGATCCAGCACACCGAGCAGATGGTGGGCCTGTACCGCCAGCGCTTCGAGCACTACGGGCACGGCCGCGCCGACCAGGCGATCGTGGGACTCGGTGGCCAGTTCTTCGCGCGGAAGAACTCGCAGGACGCGATCGACGAGTTCCGCCCGTACTTCGACAACGCGCCGGTCTACGGGCACGGGCCCTCGATGGAGGACTTCACCGAGCAGACCCCGCTCACGGTCGGTTCGCCGCAGCAGGTGATCGACCGGTACGCCGCCATGAAGGACCACGTCGGGCACTACCAGCGCCAGCTGTTCCTCGTCGACCATGCCGGGCTGCCGCTCAAGACGGTGCTCGAGCAGATCGACATCCTGGCCGAGGACATCGTCCCCGAGCTGCGGAAGATCAACGAGGAGGGCCGCCCGGAAGGTGTCCCCTCGAACCCGCCGTCGCACGCCGACCGCGTGGCCGCGGCGATGGCCGCCGGCACCCTGGGCAGCGACCACGTCGCCGCCGAGGACGAGTGGACGGGTGCGTCCGTCTGA
- a CDS encoding AraC family transcriptional regulator has translation MSSTAEEGPASLVSVAGTDTDTAVADLAGMYAGRAWHSGRTDGDYWYRYVGIGDERMSIRRSQMHGSLRGDVAVEGEVVVQWIDSGSASIDVGRDEIRLQHGVPTLFPIERRFDMDYRDWDQRLVHLDRDLVLDVASERYLVDRTVDFDRTTPPTPAAIAEWRRAVAQSVQALRTSGNESLAWHEAQRGVASALLDLYRFRAEAVPAGWGQHRNARIRAAVEYLHAHAHEPLTVSDVARASDLSVRGLQEAFQRALDRSPMQYLREVRLRRAHEDLVASHVGQVSVADVAARWGFTHMGRFSGEYLRRFGEYPKQTLRR, from the coding sequence ATGAGCAGCACGGCGGAGGAGGGCCCCGCATCCCTCGTGTCCGTCGCCGGGACGGACACCGACACCGCTGTCGCCGACCTCGCCGGCATGTACGCCGGCCGTGCGTGGCACTCCGGCCGCACCGACGGCGACTACTGGTACCGCTACGTCGGGATCGGCGACGAGCGGATGAGCATCCGACGGTCACAGATGCACGGATCGCTCCGCGGGGACGTCGCCGTCGAGGGCGAGGTCGTCGTCCAGTGGATCGACAGCGGCTCCGCGTCCATCGACGTCGGCCGCGACGAGATCCGCCTGCAGCACGGTGTCCCGACACTGTTCCCGATCGAGCGACGCTTCGACATGGACTACCGCGACTGGGACCAGCGGCTCGTGCACCTCGACCGTGACCTCGTGCTCGACGTCGCGTCGGAGCGGTACCTCGTCGACCGCACGGTCGACTTCGACCGGACGACGCCGCCGACGCCCGCGGCGATCGCCGAGTGGCGCCGAGCGGTCGCGCAGTCCGTGCAGGCACTGCGCACGTCGGGGAACGAGTCGCTCGCCTGGCACGAGGCGCAGCGCGGGGTCGCGTCGGCGCTCCTCGACCTGTACCGGTTCCGCGCCGAGGCGGTCCCGGCGGGATGGGGACAGCACCGCAACGCACGCATCCGGGCGGCCGTCGAGTACCTGCACGCCCACGCTCACGAGCCGTTGACGGTGTCGGACGTCGCACGGGCTTCCGACCTCAGCGTCCGCGGGCTGCAGGAGGCGTTCCAACGCGCCCTGGACCGGTCGCCGATGCAGTACCTGCGAGAGGTCCGCCTCCGTCGCGCCCACGAGGACCTCGTGGCCTCCCACGTCGGTCAGGTCTCCGTCGCGGACGTCGCCGCCCGGTGGGGTTTCACGCACATGGGCCGGTTCTCGGGCGAGTACCTGCGGCGGTTCGGGGAGTACCCGAAGCAGACGCTCCGCCGCTAG
- a CDS encoding phosphatase PAP2 family protein codes for MPLVYAVAVLTPVGQRVEDAALGGVRESDLFSSDTALNVISVPVILLLVVVIAAVALARRRLAVGLGAGVVVLASAATSTLVKRIAERPEIAQSTTPNSFPSGHATIALAALFAVLMVTPRRFRPLVVIVGAAYAVFVANQTVVYGWHRVSDIIGACAIALFWVGAVRAFGPRVDRGARGDRDGHRGPRRLVTWVLLVATGVTFLVGVAALVYGISGGAHDHGAILVAGRMASSASVLAVVTIVWIADGMHHAARTDSEALPGR; via the coding sequence GTGCCTCTCGTCTACGCGGTGGCGGTGCTGACGCCGGTGGGGCAGCGGGTCGAGGACGCCGCACTCGGCGGGGTCCGGGAATCCGACCTGTTCTCGTCGGACACTGCCCTGAACGTCATCTCGGTACCGGTGATCCTGTTGCTCGTGGTCGTGATCGCCGCCGTCGCGCTCGCTCGGCGCCGGCTCGCAGTGGGGCTCGGAGCCGGTGTCGTCGTGCTCGCTTCGGCGGCCACCTCGACGCTCGTCAAGCGTATCGCCGAGCGCCCGGAGATCGCCCAGTCGACCACGCCGAACTCGTTCCCGTCCGGTCACGCCACGATCGCCCTCGCCGCCCTGTTCGCCGTGCTCATGGTCACGCCGCGTCGGTTCCGCCCGCTCGTCGTGATCGTCGGCGCCGCCTACGCGGTCTTCGTCGCGAACCAGACCGTGGTCTACGGCTGGCACCGGGTCAGCGACATCATCGGCGCGTGCGCGATCGCGCTCTTCTGGGTCGGGGCCGTCCGGGCGTTCGGACCACGGGTCGACCGTGGCGCGCGCGGCGACCGCGACGGCCACCGCGGTCCGCGTCGGTTGGTGACCTGGGTCCTCCTCGTCGCCACCGGGGTGACGTTCCTGGTCGGTGTCGCGGCGCTCGTGTACGGCATCTCGGGCGGGGCACACGACCACGGTGCGATCCTCGTCGCGGGCCGGATGGCGTCGAGCGCGAGCGTGCTGGCCGTCGTGACGATCGTGTGGATCGCCGACGGCATGCACCACGCGGCGCGGACGGACTCCGAGGCGCTCCCGGGCCGGTAG
- a CDS encoding NAD(P)-dependent alcohol dehydrogenase translates to MRTVNAYAAPSATEPLVKTTITRRDVGPNDVEIDIAYAGICHSDIHTVRGEWGEIQYPQVVGHEIVGHVTSVGENVTKHQVGDRVGVGCMVNSCGECENCVKGEEQYCLKGNIQTYAGVDPADGSITQGGYSQAVVVNEDFVLRVPESLDIEKVAPLLCAGITTYSPLHHWGVGPGSKVAVIGMGGLGHMAVKIAVALGAEVTVLSQTTSKQEDSLRFGATAHYATKDPETFEKLASSFELIINTVSAKIPMGAYLGLLKVDGTLVNVGAPSEPLEVPAFALIPRRLSWAGSAIGGIRETQEMLEFCAEHGILPETELISADQINEAYERVLSSDVRYRFVIDAATLA, encoded by the coding sequence ATGCGCACCGTCAACGCGTACGCCGCACCGTCGGCCACCGAGCCGCTCGTCAAGACCACCATCACCCGTCGCGACGTCGGCCCGAACGACGTCGAGATCGACATCGCCTACGCCGGCATCTGCCACTCGGACATCCACACCGTCCGCGGCGAGTGGGGCGAGATCCAGTACCCGCAGGTCGTCGGCCACGAGATCGTCGGCCACGTCACCAGCGTCGGGGAGAACGTCACCAAGCACCAGGTCGGCGACCGCGTCGGCGTCGGCTGCATGGTGAACTCCTGCGGCGAGTGCGAGAACTGCGTCAAGGGCGAGGAGCAGTACTGCCTCAAGGGCAACATCCAGACCTACGCCGGCGTCGACCCCGCCGACGGCAGCATCACCCAGGGCGGCTACTCGCAGGCCGTCGTCGTGAACGAGGACTTCGTCCTCCGCGTCCCCGAGTCGCTCGACATCGAGAAGGTCGCGCCGCTGCTCTGCGCCGGCATCACCACCTACTCGCCGCTGCACCACTGGGGCGTCGGCCCCGGCTCGAAGGTCGCCGTGATCGGCATGGGCGGGCTCGGCCACATGGCCGTGAAGATCGCCGTCGCACTCGGCGCCGAGGTCACCGTCCTGTCGCAGACCACCTCCAAGCAGGAGGACTCGCTCCGCTTCGGCGCGACGGCGCACTACGCGACGAAGGACCCGGAGACGTTCGAGAAGCTCGCGAGCTCCTTCGAGCTGATCATCAACACGGTCTCCGCGAAGATCCCGATGGGCGCCTACCTCGGCCTCCTCAAGGTCGACGGCACCCTCGTCAACGTCGGCGCACCGTCCGAGCCGCTCGAGGTCCCGGCGTTCGCCCTGATCCCGCGCCGGCTCAGCTGGGCCGGGTCCGCGATCGGCGGCATCCGCGAGACCCAGGAGATGCTCGAGTTCTGCGCCGAGCACGGGATCCTGCCGGAGACCGAGCTCATCAGCGCCGACCAGATCAACGAGGCCTACGAGCGCGTCCTGTCCTCGGACGTCCGCTACCGCTTCGTGATCGACGCGGCGACGCTCGCGTAA
- a CDS encoding DUF4383 domain-containing protein produces MAIKEPSITASPNRGLALTVGALLLIWGILGFFFAADGDPGFFSRKGGMLWNAFGVNPPLALLWVLLAAVLLIVGLGNTIGSRNANVLVGAVLVVLAVYGFVFVNTSANVFALNTTDNVFHAIVGVILLLTAFGADKENLRALRADTARA; encoded by the coding sequence GTGGCCATCAAGGAACCGAGCATCACCGCTTCCCCGAACCGCGGTCTCGCGCTCACCGTGGGCGCGCTGCTCCTCATCTGGGGCATCCTCGGGTTCTTCTTCGCCGCCGACGGCGACCCCGGCTTCTTCAGCCGCAAGGGCGGCATGCTCTGGAACGCGTTCGGCGTCAACCCGCCGCTGGCACTGCTGTGGGTCCTGCTCGCGGCCGTGCTGCTCATCGTCGGGCTCGGAAACACGATCGGTTCGCGGAACGCGAACGTGCTCGTGGGCGCCGTCCTCGTCGTGCTCGCGGTCTACGGCTTCGTGTTCGTGAACACCTCGGCGAACGTGTTCGCGCTCAACACGACCGACAACGTCTTCCACGCGATCGTCGGTGTCATCCTGCTCCTCACGGCGTTCGGCGCCGACAAGGAGAACCTCCGCGCGCTGCGTGCGGACACCGCTCGCGCCTGA
- a CDS encoding permease, whose translation MTTTTPPQQRPTAASRSRSLTGPGLVLLAVAVLLGIRLLSPAVGTAGLPNVVQDFLTLAISVVVESLPFVVLGILLSIVVEVWVPVGALEKVLPQRPIPRRAVISLIGMLFPVCECGNVPLARGLMMRGFTPAEAVTFLVAAPILNPLVIISTAQAFGWSGWILPVRIVGGFVIANLVGWIVAAHRRPTELLLPAFEARCRAAVGAPRSRNRWRDSAAQFGGETATMMPALFVGAGLAAAIQVAVPRSTLVSIGANPVLSVAAMMLLAMTVSLCSNVDAFFALSFASTFLPGSITAFLIIGPIIDVKMIALLRTTFRARFLVLLAVVCVLFAATVGLVMNVLV comes from the coding sequence GTGACGACGACCACGCCGCCGCAGCAGCGCCCCACCGCCGCGTCCCGCTCCCGGAGCCTCACCGGCCCCGGGCTGGTGCTGCTCGCCGTCGCCGTGCTGCTCGGGATCCGCCTGCTCTCGCCGGCCGTCGGCACCGCGGGCCTGCCCAACGTCGTGCAGGACTTCCTCACGCTCGCGATCAGCGTCGTCGTCGAGTCCCTGCCGTTCGTGGTGCTCGGCATCCTGCTGTCCATCGTCGTCGAGGTGTGGGTCCCCGTCGGCGCGCTCGAGAAGGTCCTGCCGCAGCGGCCGATCCCGCGCCGGGCCGTGATCTCCCTGATCGGCATGCTCTTCCCGGTGTGCGAGTGCGGGAACGTGCCACTCGCCCGCGGCCTCATGATGCGCGGCTTCACGCCCGCCGAGGCCGTCACCTTCCTCGTCGCCGCCCCGATCCTCAACCCGCTCGTGATCATCAGCACCGCCCAGGCGTTCGGGTGGTCCGGCTGGATCCTGCCCGTGCGCATCGTCGGCGGCTTCGTCATCGCGAACCTCGTCGGCTGGATCGTCGCCGCGCACCGTCGTCCGACCGAGCTGCTGCTGCCCGCGTTCGAGGCCCGCTGCCGAGCGGCCGTCGGTGCGCCTCGGTCCCGGAACCGCTGGCGGGACAGCGCCGCGCAGTTCGGCGGCGAGACCGCGACGATGATGCCCGCGCTGTTCGTCGGCGCCGGGCTCGCCGCAGCGATCCAGGTCGCCGTGCCCCGGTCCACGCTCGTGTCGATCGGCGCGAACCCGGTGCTCTCCGTCGCGGCGATGATGCTCCTCGCGATGACGGTCTCCCTGTGCTCGAACGTCGACGCCTTCTTCGCGCTGTCCTTCGCGTCGACGTTCCTCCCCGGGTCGATCACCGCGTTCCTCATCATCGGGCCGATCATCGACGTGAAGATGATCGCCCTGCTCCGGACGACGTTCCGTGCGCGCTTCCTGGTGCTGCTCGCCGTCGTCTGCGTCCTGTTCGCCGCGACCGTCGGGTTGGTGATGAATGTCCTCGTCTGA
- a CDS encoding multidrug efflux SMR transporter: MPWIVLFVSAALETVWATALGASDGFTELRPTIVFAITIAVSLGAFGYVLKHIPISTAYAVWTGTGAALTVLWGMATGAEPVTALRLLLIAGIVGCVVGLKLVPARPAGPARPSAAAARAGAAAPPAKATESRP; encoded by the coding sequence GTGCCGTGGATCGTCCTGTTCGTCAGCGCCGCGCTCGAGACCGTGTGGGCCACCGCCCTCGGTGCGAGCGACGGCTTCACCGAGCTCCGTCCGACGATCGTCTTCGCGATCACCATCGCGGTGAGCCTCGGGGCCTTCGGGTACGTGCTCAAGCACATCCCGATCAGCACCGCCTACGCGGTGTGGACGGGGACCGGAGCGGCGCTCACGGTCCTCTGGGGCATGGCCACCGGCGCGGAGCCCGTGACCGCACTCCGCCTGCTGCTCATCGCCGGGATCGTCGGCTGCGTGGTCGGCCTGAAGCTCGTCCCGGCCCGCCCGGCCGGCCCGGCGCGCCCGTCCGCGGCCGCGGCCCGCGCAGGCGCCGCGGCGCCGCCCGCGAAAGCGACAGAATCCCGCCCGTGA